The genome window TCCTCCAAGTGTACCAACGAGGAAAACTACCTTCTCCAGCGTTTTGCCAGGTGCGCGCTGGGGACCAACAACATAGACAACGGCAGCCGTCTCTGGGGTAACGCAAGCCATATGGCCAACGGCGAGGCGGTTGGGGTTGCCGCCACCAATTGCGCGGCAGCGATGGAAAAGGCCGATGTAATCATGGTGATCGGCGCGGACCCCACCATTTCCGCACCGCAGGTCGGTTACGCGGTAAAGCGCGCTGTGAAATGCCTTGACGCAAAGTTAATCCTAATCGACCCGAGGGAAACGCGGCTGTCAATGTTTGCCGATATCCAACTGAAACCGAAGATCGGAACGGACCTGGTGCTTTTGAACGGTATGGCCAGGATTTTGATTAAAGAGCATTTATACAACGAAGAAATAGATGTCGAAAACCCTGAATTTAAAGCTTTTACCGAAAGCGTTGCCGCTTATACACCGACCTATGTGGAAAAGACCACCGGCGTTCCTTACGGAGAGATGCTTAAAGCCGTACACCAGTTTGCAACGGCGGGCAAAGTCGCAACCATTTACGGTCACGGAATCAGCCAGGTACCGCACGGTACCGAAACGATCAAGGCGCTGGCAAACCTCGCCTTATTGGCCGGGAAGGGCGCTCAGGGCGCAGGCCTATACAGGCTTCAAAAAGAGAACAACGCCCAAGGCGCTTGTGACATGGGGACACTGCCCAACTTGCTCCCGGGATACGAGCAGACTTCGGATTTAAGGTCAAGAAGAGTGTTTGAGGACTACTGGGGGAGCTTGCCGTCCACTGTAGGTTTAACCGTCTTTGAGATGTTGGAGGCGGCAGGGAAAGGAAAGGTTAAGGGGATGTACGTGGTCGGCGAAAACCCCGTTGCTTCCTTCCCGAATACCGGTTATGTCCGTGAGGCTTTATCTTCGCTCGATTTTCTGGTGGTTCAGGATTTGTTTCTTTCGGAAACAGCGGAACTGGCCGATGTGGTCCTGCCGGCGGCAAGTTTCGCGGAAAAAGAAGGCACATTCACCAGTTTTGACGGAAGGGTCAACTGGCTGAAAAAGGCCGTAGAGCCCCCGGGCCGGAGCCTGCCGGACTGGGAAATCATTATCAGGCTGGGAGCAGCGATGGGCCATCCGATGTCCTACGCGTCACCGCGTGAAGTCAGGGAAGAAATCAGGAAACTTGTACCCATATATAAGGGCATCGGTTACGGCATGTTGCCGGAAGAACCCCAGGACGATCTACAGAGTCTGTCCCGCGCAAAGGCCGTTTACCGTAAACAACCGGAAAAGGCACTGGGCCTTTGGCCTACTCAGCGCGAGACGGTCCGGGAGAAACACACCAAAAAATACCCTTTCCTCCTCCTAATCGGCAGCAACCTGTTCCAGTTCGGAGGGAGTACGCGAAGCTCCCGGGCGCCTCGCTTACGTAAGTTCTACTCGCAGCGCTTCGTCGACATCGGGGAAGAGGACGCTGAAAAACTGATGCTCGGTGAAGGTGACCGGGTTAAGATAATATCCCCGACGGGAGAAGTGACGGCAGCGGTGAAGATAAGCGACACCCTGCCGCAAGGCACCCTTTTCCTTCCGTCTCCTTTACCCGGTTTTTCCGTTGGTCAATTGTTAAATATCGTTTTAGACCCGGCAAGGAAAACCCCCTGTACAAAGTCAGTCAACGTAAGGGTAGAAAGGATAGATTCCAATGAATAAGCCGGCGGCTAACAGCACAATTGATATGAAGCGAATTAAGGAAATAGTTATGGAGTGCGGCGGGCATAAGTGGGCCCTGATTACGGTGGTGCAGAAAATCCAGAATGAATTCGGTTACATTCCGCCGGAAGCCATTCCTGTAATAGCCAAAGGCATGAACATTTTTCCCAGCCAGATCCAGGGCGTGATCTCCTTCTACGCCCAGTTCTATACCAAACCACGGGGCAGGCAGGTTATTACGGTTTGCCGGGGAACGGCGTGTCATGTTCGGGGAGGGGAGTCATTGCTCGAGATGCTGGAAGGCAATCTCGGCATTAAAGAAGGCGAGACCACCCCTGATATGGAATATACCTTGGAAACCGTGGCCTGTATTGGTGTTTGCGCCCTGGCTCCCAATTTGGTTATGGGCAACCAGGTTCACGGCAAAATGGATCCTCAGAAGATAGAGCAGTTGCTGAAAAAGGGTGAAGCGTAAGTGCAAAACCAGCGTACAGTTTTCGTCTGCCACGGGACAGGATGCCTCTCCAGCAGGTCGGGCGCGGTCTACGACGCGCTTAAGGCAGAGGCAAAGAGACTCCGCCTTGACGTGACCATCGATTTCACCGGCTGCCATGGTTTCTGCGAAAAGGGCGGCATCGTCGTTGTCGAACCCGAAGGCATTTTTTATTCCCATGTTCAAGCGGAAGACGTACCGGAAATAGTAAGTTCGCACCTCCGGGACGGGAAACCCGTGGAACGACTTTTCTATATCGATCCGGCAACCGGCAAAGCCGTGCCTTATTACCGGGAAATCAACTTTTATAAGAAACAACAGCGCCTCATCTTACGCAACTGCGGTCGCATTAATCCGGAAAAAATCGACCATTACATCGATGCCGGAGGCTACCGGTCACTGAAAAAAGCACTCCTGGAAATGACCCCGATCCAGGTGATTGAAGAGGTAAAGAAATCAGGGTTGCGCGGTCGCGGCGGCGCCGGCTTCCCTACTGGTCGGAAATGGGAATTCGGGTACAACGTCTGCGCCGATAAAAAATATGTAATCTGCAACGCCGACGAGGGCGATCCCGGCGCATTCATGGACCGCTCCGTGTTGGAGGCCGACCCGCAGGCAGCGATTGAAGGTTTGATCATCGCCGGTTACGCCATCGGGGCCAACGACGGATACGTATACATACGCGCCGAGTACCCGCTGGCGGTAAAACGCGTATACACGGCCATACAGCAGGCAAAAGAAAGGGGCTTCCTGGGTAAGAACATTTTCGGCTCGGGGTTTGATTTTGAGATTCATATGAAAGAGGGCGCCGGAGCTTTTGTCTGCGGTGAAGAAACCGCCCTGATCGCCTCGATTGAGAGCCTGCGCGGAATGCCCCGGCCGCGTCCCCCTTACCCGGCGCAATCGGGTCTTTTCGGGAAACCGACCACGATTAATAACGTAAAGACCCTGGCCTCGGTTCCGGTGGTCATCGATCGCGGCGCCGATTGGTACGCCGGCATCGGCAGCGAAAAGAGTAAAGGAACAACGGTAATCGCCCTCAGCGGGAAGATAATCAACAGCGGCCTGGTTGAAGTGCCCATGGGGACTTCGCTTTCGACCATTATCTTTGACATCGGCGGCGGTATCCCCGACAGGAGGCGTCTGAAAGCGGTGCAAACGGGCGGTCCGTCCGGCGGCTGTATCCCCGCGAGGTTCCCCGACACCCAGGTCGATTATGAAACCTTATCTTTAATGGGTTCGATCATGGGGTCCGGTGGTATGGTGGTTATGGACGACACCACCTGCATGGTCGAGGTGGCCCGGTACTTCTTAACCTTTACGCAGGCTGAGTCGTGCGGCAAATGCGTACCGTGCCGGCTGGGAACAAAACAGATGCTTGAGATCCTGACCAGAATCACCAGGGGCAAAGGGCAGGAAGGCGATATTGAAACCTTATACGATATAGCCAGGACCGTTAAAGAATGTTCTCTCTGCGGGCTGGGTCAGACCTGCCCGAATCCTGTGCTTTCCACCCTGAATTATTTTAAAGAAGAGTATGAAGCGCACATAAAGAAAAGGGTTTGCCCGGCAGATCAATGCCGCGCGTTAAAGCGGAAGGAAAAGAATTAAACGGTGGCACTCAGAAGGCATCTGGTGCTGATAGTACGATACCAAGGCTTTGGTTCCTCGGTATCAACTGTTAACAATTACAAATGTTGAACTGAGTGCCGGGCACAACGAAATGAAAATATAGATCCGTAAGCGTGTCGCGTAGCTAAACGAAACACCGTGAGAAGCGAGCAGAGCAAGGAAGATTGGCAAGGGACGGGCCGGGCAATTGGGAAGTGAGATGCCGGCAAGCCTGAGGCGGTAATGCGAAGTCATCGCGACGCCCGGCAAAAGAAGCACTATTTTGGTCAAATGTACTCAGGGGGGATTGAGAGTGAAGTCCATCACCAGGCAGAAACCGCTCGAAGAGGTAATACAGCAAGTAAGAAGCTTCGACCAGATCTACATACTTGGCTGCGGAACCTGCGCCACCATGACCAAAACGGGTGGCCGAGACCAGGTGATTAAAATGAAAGAGTCCCTTGAAGGACTGGATAAGACAGTGACCGGTTGGGCTGTCATTCCGATCGCCTGTGACGAAATGACCGAGGTCGCCATGAAGGAAAACGAGCGCCCCATCCGCAACGCCGGTTGCGTGCTTGTCATGGCCTGCGCGCTCGGTGTGCACCGGGTAAGCTCTTACACCAGAAACCCGGTTATACCCGCTCTGGACACGCTGTTTATCGGCCTGGAAGAGAAACCCGGTCTATTTAAGGAGGTTTGCGCCCAATGCGGCCAGTGTGTGATCGGTGAAACCGCCGGCATCTGCCCGGTCACCGAATGTAACAAAGGCTTGCTGAATGGGCCGTGCGGCGGCACCAACGAAGGTAAATGCGAAGTTGACAAGAATAAGGATTGTGCGTGGACGCTGATATACCGCAAGTTGAAGGCTCAGGGAAGGCTTAATCTGATGCGGAAATACCAACCCCCAAAGAACTATCAAATGGTGCCCAGGCCGAAAGCCGCCAGAATTAGTATAGGTGAGGAGAATCGAGAATGACAGTGTCAAAGTTTAAAGAAGCCCTGAATTCGGGCAAATTTGTGGTAACATCCGAACTCGGTCCCCCGAAGGGCACGAACCTCGATCAGATGATGCACCACATTGAACTACTTAAGTACAGGGTGGATGCGCTGAACCTTACCGACCACCAAAGCTCCGTAATGCGGTTCCCTTCCCTGGGAGGCTGCCTCGCCGTGAAAGAACGCGGCGGCGAGGCCGTACTGCAGATGACCTGTCGCGACCGCAACAGGCTGGCGTTACAGGCCGACCTGATGTTCGCACACTCGCGCGGTATAAACAACGTCCTCTGCCTCACGGGTGATGCGGTCGTGGTCGGTGACCACAAAGGCGCCAAGGGCGTTTTCGATCTCGACTCGGTACAACTGCTGAGGCTGATCCGGCAGATGGAAGCGGGCAAGGACATGGCCGGGAACGACCTCGACGGCGCGGTGAGTTTTTGCGCCGGTGCTTGCTGCACCCCGGAAGCATCTCCCATTGAGCCGCAGTTGATTAAGTTTGAGAAAAAGGTTGAGGCCGGTGCGGAGTTCTTTCAGACACAAGCTATTTACGACCTTGAGAAGTTCGCCAAGTTTATGGAATACGCCCGCCAGTTCCCCGTTAAAATCCTGGCAGGGATAGTCCTGCTTACCTCGGCAGGCATGGCGAAGTTCTTAAACGCTAATATCCCCGGAATCACCGTGCCCCAGGATCTGATTGACGAGCTGGCGAATGCCGGGAGAGGAAGGGGTCTCGCAAAAGGCATAGAAATCGCAGGCCGCATGATCGCCGCCCTAAAGAAGGATTCCGTCTGTGACGGCGTCCACATCATGGCTATCGGCAAGGAAGAAGTGGTGCCGGAAATCCTGGCAAAGGCGGGGCTGTAAATCAGTAGACAGTAGGGAGTAGCAGGTAATAATTAAGTAATATAGCGGGTTGCGGGTTAAAATTTCTAAAATAAAAAGGGGACTGTCCCCTTTTTTATTCCCCGGCATTTTGCCGAATAACAGCTGAGTGCTGGATGAATCCTGACCCTGAATGGATACCATATTTTTGATGATGTTTCAGTTTTCTGTGAACTCTGTACCTCTGTGGTGAAGTATTTTCGTTATAACCATACACCATTACTTCCGTCCGAAAATGCTCCTATAACCCGGGGTTTGCACCATATCCCGCCATACGATCCGGTTTCTCCCCAGTCTTTTTGCCGTGTAAAGAGCGTTGTCAGCGATCAAAAGTAAATCCTGGGTCGTAACCCCGTCGTCCGGGTAAAGCGCCATGCCAATGCTTACCGTTGGGAAGGGCTCTTTTTGTCCTTCCGCTTCCAACTTGCCCCTCAAACGTTCAGCCACCGCAATCACCCCCGGGACATCGGCTTCCACCACCAGGACCACGAATTCTTCTCCCCCGTACCGGGCCGCCACGTCGGTCTCCCGTATGCTCTGCTGAAAAAGCTGCGCGGCCTGTTTGAGGCATTGATCCCCCGCCAGGTGGCCAAAGGTGTCGTTATAGTCCTTGAAGTGGTCGATGTCCAAAAGCAGAACGCCGCACTTCGATTTGTACCGTTGACAGCGTTTCAGCTCCGAATCCAAAAGTGCGAAGAATTTGTGCCGGTTATAGAGCCCCGTCAGAGCGTCACGTTCGGCCATCTTTTTTACTTTCTTATAGAGCAGCGTGTTTTCAACCGCAACACCGATCTGGCTTCCGACCGCGTCCAGAACCTCTTTCTCCTCAGGACTGAGCCCCTGTTTTGTCTTGTGGAAAAGCGTCAGCACCCCCTGGACCTTATCCTTCCGTCTTAACGGTACGAAAACGCCGAGCGAAAACTCCGCCGACGCCTCATTCATCACCGGACCCAGGGACGCATCGGCCGCGTCGAAAACAACGATTTCATCCATGGGCAGCGAGTGCACCTTTTCAAGGATTTCTTTTTCACCGAGGTGTTTTGCACATTCTTCAGAAAACCCGCGGTATGCCGCAAGCAAAAACCCTTCCCGGTCTTCTTGCAAAAGGACTGCGCCGGCGTGCCAGTCGGCGATCTCCATAACCTTCGCCAGAACCTCCTGCAGCACCATCTCCAGTTCGAGGGAACGGGTCAGGGTTTCCGCAATTATATTCAGCGTGGCAAGCCGCCGGTGGCTCTCTTCTATCTCCTGATTTTTTCGCGCCATCTCCTGAATCAGGATGGTGTTTTCTATCGCCGTGGCCAGCGCGCCTGCCAGTTGCTGGGCAAGGGGAAAGTCTTTCTCCGCGTATTTCCCTTTTTCCTTGCTGTAGAAGCATAGCCCCCCGACCACTCCGCTCTTGGCCACCAGAGGAACAACAAGAACCGTTTGCAGACCGGAGTCCGCCAGGTCCGCATCGCCCGCAAGTTCCGGGATCGTCTGCAGGTCTTCCACGATGTCGGGCTGACCGCCCGCAAACCTCGACTGCAGGACAAAATCGCTCGGATAAAGCGCCGTCGCAGGGTCTACAGCCTCATCGTCCCGGAAGAAGGCGAGGACGCCCAACCTGTTTTGCTCGTTTACAAGGATTTTCATCCAATCGAAGTTTATCAGTCCTTTAATCAACTGATGGAGGGCGTCATAAAACTCGCGGCTTTCTAAGCCCGAGGTGAGCAGCCAGTTAAGGGTGGTTATTACCTCCAGAAACCGCCACTGTCCCAGCATCTCCTGCCGTGCGGCAAGGTCCGCCAGCGCGAGGGCGAAAACCCCCTTGAGCCGGTTTATTTTTTCCTCCAGGTTCCCCGCGCCGTCCACTTTATTAAAGGAGAGCACCCCAACCTCACGGTCGGCGTAAGTAAGCGGCAGCGCCAGTTCATCTCCGGCACGGACCTGGCACCCCTGCCGCAGCGCAAGCCCGGGAAGCGTCGCTTCGCTCAGGGAAAATGAACTATTCCGACCGGTATCCGCATCCTTCTCCGTAAGCGACACAAGAGTACCCTCACTGCGGTTGAGCAGATACACCTTCGTCCCGGCACAACCGCTGACCGCATCAAGTGTCGTGACGATCAGATCGCCGATGCGGGCGGGGTCTTCGGTGGCTGCCAATTGTGAAGCTAGAACGGCAAGGTCTTCGTCATTCATCTTTTAACTCCCGGGCAGGATTACAAGGAGCCTGAACCATTTTTTTCCGCGTCAATGAGTGCAGATTGCGCCTAATATATAATCGTACTGCTATTGTGTAGATTGAAGTATTTTTGGAAAACTTTTAAATCTAAATACCGTCATAAACCGTCGCGGTTTTACATCGCCTACCCGGGACGGATTTTATTTTATTGGCCTTATTCCTTCCCGCCGAGGTATTACTTGTGTTAGAATTTTGCTGACGTTTTGTATAGAAACCCGCTGCAAGCTTTTTTGGAACACCACGTTCGCCCGCAGGACTACTTCGCTTTCAGCGGTTAAAATCCTGCGGATTTTTCCGGGGGTACAATTCAGTGAAAATTCGTGATATGCAAGCAGAGGTCGATGCATGGATAAGTCAGTTTGAAGAGGGGTACTGGCAGCCCTTGACCCTCCTGGCCCGGTTGATGGAAGAGGTGGGGGAACTCGCCCGGGAAGTAAACCATGTTTTCGGGGAAAAGCCCAAAAAACCCGAGGAATCGCCGGGGGATCTGGCGCTTGAACTCGGTGATATCCTGTTCATTATCGTCTGCTATGCCAACTCCCTCGGGATAGACCTGGAAGAAGCTTTTAGCGATACAATGTCAAAATACCGGCAGCGCGACAGCTTCCGCTGGACCAGGAAATTGAGAGACGATCGTTGAGAAATGAGAAGTTGGGATCAAGCCGGACGTTAGCGGAGGACAAATAAGTGGCAGGGATTATACCCATCAGAGGTTGGCGTTACGGTTCAGGCATAAAGAATTTGGCGGCGGTCGTCACGCCCCCTTATGACGTTATCGACCGCGCAGCGCAAAAGTCGTTTTACGCCCGGCACCCCAATAACATAATCAGGCTGGAATACGGGGCGGCGCTTCCCGGGGACGATGACACGGACAACCGTTATACCCGGGCCGCTGAATTCTTTAAAGCCTGGCGCAGGGAAGGCGTACTGAAAAGGGACGCCGAATCCGCGTTTTATTTCTACGAACAGACCTTTACTCTCGGCGGCGACCGCCGCACCAGGCGCGGATTCTTCTGCGGTCTTGAACTGGAACCATACGGACGCAACGTCATCCCCCACGAGGAAACCCTGTCTGCGGCCAAAGTCGACAGGGCACGCCTCATCCAGACTTGTGAGGCCAATTTTTCACCCATATTCGCGCTTTATTCCGACCCGCAGCAGGTTGTAGAGCGGCTGTTTACTACAATTTCCCGCCGTTCAACGCCTGCCTGTGACTTTATCGATGAAGAGGGGCAAACCCACCGCCTCTGGGTGGTGACCGACAAGGATACGGTCGCGGCCGTAACCGCCTTACTGGCCGGCTGCAAGGTGTTGATTGCTGACGGACACCACCGGTTTGAAACCGCCCTTCACTATTCCATCCAGCGGCGTCCCGGAGGAAACCCGCCGGAGAAGGCGCCATACGATTATATCCTTACCTTCCTCGTAAACACGTATGACCCCGGACTCGTTATTCTCCCTACCCACCGCATAGTGAAGACTCCGGCAGACTTCCGTCTTGACCGGTTCCTGTCCGCCGTGAAGGAGTCCTTCGTGGTAACGGAGATCGACGGACGGATGCCGCTGCCGAACCACCGGTATGCTTTTGGGCTTTATACGGGAAACAAACGCAGTTTCAATCTGGTTTTGAAGGAGGGCCTTGATCCTGCCGGGCTTCTTCACGGCGCAAAACCCCCGGTATGGAAAAGGTCGTCGGTAGCGGTCCTTCACGCCCTTGTTCTGGACCACCTGAAAATCGGTCCCTCCGAGTGTACCGCCGGAGAAATGATCACCTATACCCATGATCCCGCGGAAGCCGCCATGCTCGTTGACACCGCTGTGTGGGACCTTGCTTTTTTATTGTACCCCCCGGGGATAGACGAACTTGTTACGGTGGCCCAGGCAGGCGAAAAAATGCCGCAGAAATCAACCTATTTTTACCCCAAGGCGCCGACAGGGCTGGTTGTTTATTCATTTGCTGAATAATTAGACTAGACATCGGCGTGTCGTTGAGTGTATAAAATTAATGAGCATATGCTTAATAATACTCATCGCGGCGCCCCGCGAAAGAAGTACTATTTTCTGAGGAGGGTGTGGACCATTGTCTGAAGTCAAAGATTGCGGAAAAGTTGGAAAAACTTGCGGCACCTGCGGCGAAACCTCTGAAGACCCGGGTACGACCCTTGCGCAGCCGCACAGACTTTCGAGGGTTAAACACGTTTTGGCGGTGATGAGTGGTAAGGGAGGTGTCGGTAAATCGTCGGTAACCGCCCTTTTGGCCGTTGCCCTTTCCCGCCGGGGGCACAGGGTGGGCATTCTTGATGCGGACATTACCGGGCCGAGCATCCCGAAGCTGCTCGGGCTGAACGCGCGCATCGAGGACGGCGATTTCGGCGCATACGTTCCCAAGTCCAGGCTTCTCGGCATCTACGCCATGTCGGCAAACCTCTTATTGCCGCGGGAGGACGAACCCGTAATCTGGAGAGGTCCGATAATCAGCAACGTGGTCAAACAATTCTGGTCCGACGTGGCCTGGGGCAAGCTGGACTACCTCATCGTCGACCTGCCGCCGGGAACGGGAGACGTGCCGTTGACTGTAATGCAGTCGCTTCCGCTGGAAGGCGTGTTCATCGTCTCTTCCCCGCAGGATCTTGCGGTGATGGTGGTCCGCAAGGCCATCAGGATGACCGGGATTATGAACATACCCATCTTCGGCGTAATAGAAAACATGACCCACGTCACCTGCCCGAAGTGCGGCGAAAAGATCTTTCCTTTCGGTGAACCCCAGGGCGATAAGGTCGCCGAAGAAACCGGCGTCGAACTGCTCGCAAGCCTGCCGCTGGACCCCGAACTAAGCCGCCTCGCGGACGCCGGCAGGATCGAAGAATACCAATCCACGGGTCTTGAACACCTGCCGGATATATTAGAGAAGCGGTTTGCGGCCTCCTCTAAAACGGCCCGGATGCTGTTCAAGAAGGGCTAAAAGGTTTTTAACCGCCAATCCAGCACTCAACGAATCACTGTAAATAGTTCGGGAGGGGGGTAATCATCAGCTATAACGCAAATCATGTTGAGTGCTGGACAAGGTCGCCAAGAAAACCATTATATTCTCCTAACCGGAGACAGAACTGACTTACCTCAACAATTTATTTCAGTACAACTCGTCAACGAAAAAACCCGCTTTTATTCAGCGGGTTTTGATTTACTAAGATCACATTTGTATAAAAGCGCTATCCTAGGTTGTTAATAACTCGGGAAATCTCAAGGCATTCAAAATATCTAACCTCTAACTTCCCACCTCTCACCTCTAAATCGGCCTCTTAGTACTCCGGCGGGAGCGCGTTCAACTCCGGCAGGCTGAAAACCGGGCCGTCGCGGCAGACAAACTTGGCCCCGACGTTACAGCGCCCGCATTTCCCGATGCAGCACTTCATCCGCATTTCGAGCGTGGTGTAAATCATGTCTTCCTTGAAACCTAACTCGGTGAGCGCCTTTACGGTAAATTTTATCATTATGGGCGGGCCGCAGATAACCACAAACTTGTTTGCCGGATCGGGCTTGACTTCGGAAACGTAGGACGGAACAAACCCGACGTGCCCCTCCCATCCTTCCTCGGCGTTGTCGATCGTCGTCCAGACGGTTACGTTCGGCGTCTCCGGCCAGATACGGAAAACCTCTTCTTTATAACAGAGATCGCCGTAAGTCCGCCCGCCGTATAGGACCTCAACCTTACCATAGTCCTTCCGGTTTTCCGTCGCGAGCATGAAGTTGACCAGCGGGCGTAAGGGAGCAAGTCCGATTCCGCCGCCGATAACCAGGAGGTCCTTGCCGCGCATCGCCTCGTAGGGGAAGCTGTTGCCGTAGGGACC of Bacillota bacterium contains these proteins:
- a CDS encoding molybdopterin-dependent oxidoreductase; this encodes MQSLTISLNGREVTGESGMTILELARREGVHIPTICYEPHLAPIGGCPSISSCRVCIVEDERTGALVTSCGTFIVPGMIINTASPRVLKRRKIIVELMLASHPDSCLVCPKGNRCQLRQVAAELGIGLPRFQRIPLAATINDANPFIKRDLSKCILCAKCIRACQELVVEGAVDYFRRGFTARPATTGDAPLEESECTFCGTCVAMCPTGALLESEPSYRGTAGTSVRSTCPYCGCGCTIRLKVKEGRVVRVIPDNTDPVTRGTLCAKGSYGCDFIHSPDRLTSPLVKVDDGFEAVSWEEAIAVIAKEFERIKGKHGGNSLSVFGSSKCTNEENYLLQRFARCALGTNNIDNGSRLWGNASHMANGEAVGVAATNCAAAMEKADVIMVIGADPTISAPQVGYAVKRAVKCLDAKLILIDPRETRLSMFADIQLKPKIGTDLVLLNGMARILIKEHLYNEEIDVENPEFKAFTESVAAYTPTYVEKTTGVPYGEMLKAVHQFATAGKVATIYGHGISQVPHGTETIKALANLALLAGKGAQGAGLYRLQKENNAQGACDMGTLPNLLPGYEQTSDLRSRRVFEDYWGSLPSTVGLTVFEMLEAAGKGKVKGMYVVGENPVASFPNTGYVREALSSLDFLVVQDLFLSETAELADVVLPAASFAEKEGTFTSFDGRVNWLKKAVEPPGRSLPDWEIIIRLGAAMGHPMSYASPREVREEIRKLVPIYKGIGYGMLPEEPQDDLQSLSRAKAVYRKQPEKALGLWPTQRETVREKHTKKYPFLLLIGSNLFQFGGSTRSSRAPRLRKFYSQRFVDIGEEDAEKLMLGEGDRVKIISPTGEVTAAVKISDTLPQGTLFLPSPLPGFSVGQLLNIVLDPARKTPCTKSVNVRVERIDSNE
- the nuoE gene encoding NADH-quinone oxidoreductase subunit NuoE, coding for MNKPAANSTIDMKRIKEIVMECGGHKWALITVVQKIQNEFGYIPPEAIPVIAKGMNIFPSQIQGVISFYAQFYTKPRGRQVITVCRGTACHVRGGESLLEMLEGNLGIKEGETTPDMEYTLETVACIGVCALAPNLVMGNQVHGKMDPQKIEQLLKKGEA
- a CDS encoding NuoF family protein, yielding MQNQRTVFVCHGTGCLSSRSGAVYDALKAEAKRLRLDVTIDFTGCHGFCEKGGIVVVEPEGIFYSHVQAEDVPEIVSSHLRDGKPVERLFYIDPATGKAVPYYREINFYKKQQRLILRNCGRINPEKIDHYIDAGGYRSLKKALLEMTPIQVIEEVKKSGLRGRGGAGFPTGRKWEFGYNVCADKKYVICNADEGDPGAFMDRSVLEADPQAAIEGLIIAGYAIGANDGYVYIRAEYPLAVKRVYTAIQQAKERGFLGKNIFGSGFDFEIHMKEGAGAFVCGEETALIASIESLRGMPRPRPPYPAQSGLFGKPTTINNVKTLASVPVVIDRGADWYAGIGSEKSKGTTVIALSGKIINSGLVEVPMGTSLSTIIFDIGGGIPDRRRLKAVQTGGPSGGCIPARFPDTQVDYETLSLMGSIMGSGGMVVMDDTTCMVEVARYFLTFTQAESCGKCVPCRLGTKQMLEILTRITRGKGQEGDIETLYDIARTVKECSLCGLGQTCPNPVLSTLNYFKEEYEAHIKKRVCPADQCRALKRKEKN
- a CDS encoding methylenetetrahydrofolate reductase C-terminal domain-containing protein; its protein translation is MKSITRQKPLEEVIQQVRSFDQIYILGCGTCATMTKTGGRDQVIKMKESLEGLDKTVTGWAVIPIACDEMTEVAMKENERPIRNAGCVLVMACALGVHRVSSYTRNPVIPALDTLFIGLEEKPGLFKEVCAQCGQCVIGETAGICPVTECNKGLLNGPCGGTNEGKCEVDKNKDCAWTLIYRKLKAQGRLNLMRKYQPPKNYQMVPRPKAARISIGEENRE
- a CDS encoding methylenetetrahydrofolate reductase, whose amino-acid sequence is MTVSKFKEALNSGKFVVTSELGPPKGTNLDQMMHHIELLKYRVDALNLTDHQSSVMRFPSLGGCLAVKERGGEAVLQMTCRDRNRLALQADLMFAHSRGINNVLCLTGDAVVVGDHKGAKGVFDLDSVQLLRLIRQMEAGKDMAGNDLDGAVSFCAGACCTPEASPIEPQLIKFEKKVEAGAEFFQTQAIYDLEKFAKFMEYARQFPVKILAGIVLLTSAGMAKFLNANIPGITVPQDLIDELANAGRGRGLAKGIEIAGRMIAALKKDSVCDGVHIMAIGKEEVVPEILAKAGL
- a CDS encoding diguanylate cyclase yields the protein MNDEDLAVLASQLAATEDPARIGDLIVTTLDAVSGCAGTKVYLLNRSEGTLVSLTEKDADTGRNSSFSLSEATLPGLALRQGCQVRAGDELALPLTYADREVGVLSFNKVDGAGNLEEKINRLKGVFALALADLAARQEMLGQWRFLEVITTLNWLLTSGLESREFYDALHQLIKGLINFDWMKILVNEQNRLGVLAFFRDDEAVDPATALYPSDFVLQSRFAGGQPDIVEDLQTIPELAGDADLADSGLQTVLVVPLVAKSGVVGGLCFYSKEKGKYAEKDFPLAQQLAGALATAIENTILIQEMARKNQEIEESHRRLATLNIIAETLTRSLELEMVLQEVLAKVMEIADWHAGAVLLQEDREGFLLAAYRGFSEECAKHLGEKEILEKVHSLPMDEIVVFDAADASLGPVMNEASAEFSLGVFVPLRRKDKVQGVLTLFHKTKQGLSPEEKEVLDAVGSQIGVAVENTLLYKKVKKMAERDALTGLYNRHKFFALLDSELKRCQRYKSKCGVLLLDIDHFKDYNDTFGHLAGDQCLKQAAQLFQQSIRETDVAARYGGEEFVVLVVEADVPGVIAVAERLRGKLEAEGQKEPFPTVSIGMALYPDDGVTTQDLLLIADNALYTAKRLGRNRIVWRDMVQTPGYRSIFGRK
- a CDS encoding nucleotide pyrophosphohydrolase, translated to MKIRDMQAEVDAWISQFEEGYWQPLTLLARLMEEVGELAREVNHVFGEKPKKPEESPGDLALELGDILFIIVCYANSLGIDLEEAFSDTMSKYRQRDSFRWTRKLRDDR
- a CDS encoding DUF1015 domain-containing protein, whose product is MAGIIPIRGWRYGSGIKNLAAVVTPPYDVIDRAAQKSFYARHPNNIIRLEYGAALPGDDDTDNRYTRAAEFFKAWRREGVLKRDAESAFYFYEQTFTLGGDRRTRRGFFCGLELEPYGRNVIPHEETLSAAKVDRARLIQTCEANFSPIFALYSDPQQVVERLFTTISRRSTPACDFIDEEGQTHRLWVVTDKDTVAAVTALLAGCKVLIADGHHRFETALHYSIQRRPGGNPPEKAPYDYILTFLVNTYDPGLVILPTHRIVKTPADFRLDRFLSAVKESFVVTEIDGRMPLPNHRYAFGLYTGNKRSFNLVLKEGLDPAGLLHGAKPPVWKRSSVAVLHALVLDHLKIGPSECTAGEMITYTHDPAEAAMLVDTAVWDLAFLLYPPGIDELVTVAQAGEKMPQKSTYFYPKAPTGLVVYSFAE
- a CDS encoding Mrp/NBP35 family ATP-binding protein, whose translation is MSEVKDCGKVGKTCGTCGETSEDPGTTLAQPHRLSRVKHVLAVMSGKGGVGKSSVTALLAVALSRRGHRVGILDADITGPSIPKLLGLNARIEDGDFGAYVPKSRLLGIYAMSANLLLPREDEPVIWRGPIISNVVKQFWSDVAWGKLDYLIVDLPPGTGDVPLTVMQSLPLEGVFIVSSPQDLAVMVVRKAIRMTGIMNIPIFGVIENMTHVTCPKCGEKIFPFGEPQGDKVAEETGVELLASLPLDPELSRLADAGRIEEYQSTGLEHLPDILEKRFAASSKTARMLFKKG